One Desulfobulbus propionicus DSM 2032 DNA segment encodes these proteins:
- the tilS gene encoding tRNA lysidine(34) synthetase TilS, which produces MLHPLEQTIRQTLRRESLAGAGDRILVGVSGGADSLALLHLLAALRGEISLTLIAAYVDHGLRPKETPAEWACVQEAAAVLGINSVRAVADVHGRAARQKLSLEHAAREARYQALGALIRQQGANLLAVAHTADDQAEEILLRLFRGGGRKALSGMRMRAGHLIRPLLATRKAMLLAYLRDQGIGYCHDSSNDDRRFLRNRIRLDLLPLLELDYDPGIRQALLKTAANLREDEDLLEQLLAARWEAVVTIEQAVEAACPIARLDRSPFRGLHPALQRRLVERLLWTLGAVARYDHILAVLEAARHGRTGSELHLGQGLRVRVRRDSLEFSYPLGKGPWRGRLARP; this is translated from the coding sequence GTGCTGCACCCGCTTGAACAAACTATCCGGCAGACCCTGCGGCGCGAGTCGCTCGCCGGCGCCGGGGATCGCATCCTCGTCGGCGTGTCCGGCGGCGCTGATTCCCTGGCGCTGTTGCATCTGCTGGCGGCGCTTCGCGGGGAAATATCCCTGACCCTGATTGCCGCCTATGTCGATCATGGATTGCGTCCCAAGGAAACCCCGGCGGAATGGGCCTGCGTGCAGGAGGCCGCTGCCGTTCTGGGTATCAACAGCGTGCGCGCGGTCGCGGACGTGCATGGCCGCGCAGCCCGGCAAAAATTGTCGCTGGAACACGCGGCCCGGGAAGCGCGTTACCAGGCGTTGGGCGCATTGATCCGACAGCAGGGGGCAAATCTCCTGGCCGTGGCCCATACCGCCGATGATCAAGCCGAAGAGATTCTGTTGCGGCTGTTTCGCGGCGGCGGCCGCAAGGCCTTATCCGGGATGCGGATGCGCGCCGGCCATCTGATCCGGCCCCTGCTGGCCACCCGCAAGGCGATGCTGTTGGCCTATCTCCGCGACCAGGGCATCGGCTACTGTCACGATTCGAGCAACGACGATCGCCGATTCCTTCGCAACCGCATCCGCCTCGACCTTCTGCCGCTCTTGGAACTGGACTACGATCCCGGCATCCGCCAGGCCCTGCTCAAGACGGCGGCCAATCTTCGCGAGGATGAGGACCTGTTGGAGCAGCTGCTGGCCGCCAGGTGGGAGGCTGTGGTGACCATCGAGCAGGCGGTCGAGGCCGCCTGTCCGATCGCCAGACTCGACCGTTCTCCTTTCCGAGGTCTGCATCCGGCCCTGCAGCGCCGCCTGGTGGAGCGGCTGCTGTGGACGTTGGGCGCCGTCGCCCGTTACGACCACATTCTTGCGGTGCTCGAAGCAGCCCGCCATGGCCGCACCGGCAGCGAGTTGCACCTCGGCCAGGGGTTGCGGGTCAGGGTGCGGCGCGATTCCCTCGAATTCTCCTATCCGCTGGGCAAAGGTCCCTGGCGCGGTCGCCTCGCTCGCCCCTGA
- a CDS encoding Hpt domain-containing protein, which produces MDRAAYLHRMKEHLMSAYLLSEDKAETMIPVFVNALRSHMDRLAELAADSDLEQLGRASHAVKGALLNVGLHDLAETAAALEQQCKNGVCSHDFQAMITNLQYTVSRFCDDR; this is translated from the coding sequence ATGGATCGCGCGGCCTATCTGCACAGGATGAAAGAGCATCTCATGAGCGCCTACCTGCTCAGCGAGGACAAGGCCGAAACCATGATTCCGGTGTTCGTCAACGCCCTGCGCTCGCACATGGACCGGCTGGCCGAACTGGCCGCCGACAGTGATCTGGAGCAGTTGGGCCGTGCCAGCCACGCGGTCAAGGGCGCCCTGCTCAATGTCGGCCTGCACGATCTGGCGGAGACCGCCGCTGCTCTTGAACAACAGTGTAAAAACGGCGTCTGCTCCCACGATTTTCAGGCCATGATCACCAATTTGCAGTACACGGTGTCCCGCTTCTGCGACGACCGATAA